The Aerococcaceae bacterium DSM 111021 genome includes a region encoding these proteins:
- the recN gene encoding DNA repair protein RecN produces the protein MLQSLTIENFAIIEEVNIDFTEGMTVLSGETGAGKSIIIDALGILCGGRGSSEYIRHGDDKLLIEGLFTFDNLPDGLESSLLNFGLNIDIMMDGLIIRREINKSGKNTIRINGQLANVTLLKDIGNYLVDIHGQNEHQELLDRTKHLSLLDNYGNKRINEALSEYQEAYYSYNKLRKEWLEAQQSDSNDRQRVNFLEFQIEEIEAAELVIGEDEELETISKKLQHAQQINQNMSMMTNILSESDQSIITQLDQVLVLLDEIKDYQPEIAAIQEGMTTTRFDIEEYAHQLASLDYELDNENQTIDQVENRLGELSRLKRKYGMELAEILDYYNEISEEVYQILHRESYLEELEEQLTEAYSSVLEKANQLNDKRKVIAEDLVLAIELELKDLYMENSRFTVRFTEPVVDTELKLMNVKELVRFTPNGFNLIEFYVATNVGEGQKPLVQVASGGELSRFMLALKTVFSRETSPKVMVFDEIDTGVSGRVGQAIAEKIREVSNSHQVFCITHLPQVAAISNKQLYIFKQVEDQKTSTNVKQLSSNERIEAIALMLSGREITPTSLQMADELLKEYHIIK, from the coding sequence ATGCTACAAAGTTTAACGATTGAAAATTTTGCGATAATAGAAGAAGTGAATATTGATTTTACCGAGGGAATGACTGTTTTATCAGGTGAGACTGGAGCAGGTAAATCAATCATTATTGATGCATTAGGTATTCTTTGTGGAGGGCGTGGATCAAGCGAGTACATTCGACACGGGGATGATAAGTTGTTAATAGAAGGTTTATTTACGTTTGATAACTTACCAGATGGATTAGAATCATCGCTTTTAAATTTTGGCTTGAATATTGATATTATGATGGATGGACTAATTATTCGACGCGAAATCAATAAATCAGGTAAAAACACCATTAGAATTAATGGTCAACTAGCTAACGTCACTCTATTGAAAGACATTGGTAACTATCTTGTTGATATTCATGGACAAAATGAACATCAAGAACTACTAGATAGAACGAAGCATTTATCTTTGCTAGATAATTATGGAAATAAACGAATTAATGAAGCATTATCAGAGTATCAAGAAGCATACTATTCGTATAATAAATTAAGAAAAGAATGGTTAGAAGCGCAACAATCAGATTCTAATGACCGACAACGGGTAAATTTCTTAGAATTTCAAATTGAAGAGATTGAAGCAGCTGAGCTAGTTATTGGTGAGGATGAAGAATTAGAGACGATAAGTAAGAAGTTGCAACATGCTCAACAAATTAATCAGAATATGAGCATGATGACTAACATCTTAAGTGAATCTGATCAAAGTATAATCACCCAGCTAGACCAAGTGTTGGTATTATTAGACGAAATTAAAGATTATCAACCTGAGATAGCAGCAATACAAGAGGGAATGACTACCACTAGATTCGATATAGAAGAATATGCACATCAATTAGCTTCTCTTGATTATGAACTAGATAATGAGAATCAGACAATTGATCAAGTAGAGAATCGATTGGGTGAATTAAGTCGCTTGAAGCGTAAGTATGGTATGGAACTGGCAGAGATATTAGATTACTACAACGAAATATCAGAAGAAGTATATCAAATTCTACACAGAGAAAGTTATTTGGAAGAATTAGAAGAACAGCTAACTGAAGCTTATTCGAGTGTGTTAGAAAAAGCGAATCAACTGAATGATAAACGAAAAGTGATTGCTGAAGATTTGGTATTGGCAATCGAATTGGAATTGAAAGACTTGTATATGGAAAATAGTCGTTTCACCGTTCGCTTTACTGAACCAGTCGTTGATACAGAATTGAAATTAATGAATGTAAAAGAATTAGTCAGATTTACGCCTAATGGATTTAATCTGATTGAGTTTTATGTGGCAACTAATGTGGGGGAAGGCCAAAAGCCACTTGTTCAAGTTGCGAGTGGTGGAGAATTATCTCGGTTTATGCTCGCATTAAAAACAGTTTTCAGTCGGGAAACCTCTCCAAAGGTAATGGTATTCGATGAGATAGATACGGGTGTATCTGGACGAGTAGGGCAAGCCATTGCTGAAAAAATACGTGAAGTATCTAATTCACATCAAGTGTTTTGTATTACACATCTTCCACAAGTTGCAGCAATATCGAATAAACAACTCTATATCTTTAAGCAAGTAGAAGATCAGAAAACCTCAACGAATGTCAAGCAATTATCATCTAATGAACGTATAGAAGCAATTGCATTAATGCTTTCCGGAAGAGAAATCACGCCAACGTCACTTCAAATGGCAGATGAACTTTTAAAAGAATATCATATAATTAAATAG
- the miaA gene encoding tRNA (adenosine(37)-N6)-dimethylallyltransferase MiaA — translation MDLQSISILVIGGPTGVGKTNLSIELAKQFNGEIINGDSLQVYKQLDIGTGKIMTSEMDGIPHHMLDILDVSMSYNASQFKYDATEKIKEIHRKGKLPIIVGGTGLYLEGLLYDLEFGRENSQDTQIRSQLESQALELGNLAMWNQLNEIDPEAAKKIPYQNVQRTIRAMEVIAITGKTFSGQTSHDTKQSVFNECLVILNRNREELYDRINSRVHDMISRGLEQEAKWLYDQSEGKDFQSVKGIGYKEWWPYFNNRMDKDEVIETIQQNSRRYAKRQLTWFRNRMKNPQWIDISNEDEAIKQATHIVKSHLQDN, via the coding sequence ATGGACTTACAATCAATTTCAATACTAGTAATCGGTGGTCCTACAGGCGTAGGAAAAACTAATTTAAGTATTGAATTAGCTAAACAATTTAATGGAGAGATTATCAATGGAGATAGTCTACAAGTATATAAGCAATTAGATATTGGAACAGGTAAAATTATGACATCAGAGATGGATGGTATACCCCATCATATGTTAGATATACTTGATGTTTCAATGTCTTATAATGCAAGTCAGTTTAAATATGATGCGACTGAAAAAATTAAAGAGATTCATCGAAAAGGAAAACTCCCTATTATTGTTGGAGGGACGGGTCTTTATTTAGAAGGTTTACTTTATGATTTGGAATTTGGTAGAGAGAACAGCCAAGATACTCAGATACGTAGTCAACTTGAAAGCCAAGCTTTAGAGTTAGGAAATTTAGCTATGTGGAATCAACTCAATGAGATAGATCCAGAAGCTGCGAAAAAGATTCCCTACCAAAATGTTCAAAGAACAATTCGAGCAATGGAAGTCATTGCTATTACTGGAAAAACTTTTTCTGGTCAAACGAGTCATGATACAAAACAATCTGTATTTAATGAATGTTTAGTCATTTTAAATCGTAATCGTGAAGAATTATATGATAGAATAAATTCAAGAGTACATGACATGATCAGCAGAGGGTTGGAACAAGAAGCAAAGTGGTTATATGACCAATCTGAGGGAAAAGATTTTCAGAGCGTCAAAGGGATAGGCTACAAAGAATGGTGGCCATACTTTAATAACCGCATGGACAAAGATGAAGTCATAGAAACGATTCAACAAAACTCACGACGATATGCCAAACGGCAATTAACGTGGTTTAGAAATCGTATGAAGAACCCTCAGTGGATTGATATTTCGAATGAAGACGAAGCAATCAAGCAGGCCACACATATTGTGAAATCACATTTACAAGATAATTGA
- the hflX gene encoding GTPase HflX — protein sequence MIETENHPERVLIVGVQTEKISDLKFETLMKEMKALTETANGLHVGEITQKLKRINQKSVVGSGKLMDVRDMVVNSDIDLVIFLNRLSPNTNMYLEEKLEVKVIDRVQLILDIFAQRARSQAGKLQVELAQYQYLLPRVIGQGASLSRLAGGIGTRGPGETKLEQDRRVIRGRIHTIEKELKQLEEHRERTRTRRQSGREFNIGLAGYTNAGKSTLLRELTESDTYVQDQLFATLDPLTRKLEINGQDAFTITDTVGFIDELPTELIHAFKSTLEEIRYVDLLIHVVDASHPASNMHEDTVVELLKELDMEHIPVLTVYNKIDKAEASFEPTLQPSVAISALDKKGISTLKQAIWDLCISNAEEFEVEIQPEEADLLALYRQKTLVKSIEFNEEYQYYILSGYRRRLMDTRNGE from the coding sequence ATGATAGAGACTGAAAATCACCCCGAGAGGGTACTTATAGTCGGAGTACAAACAGAAAAAATTTCGGATTTAAAATTCGAAACATTGATGAAAGAAATGAAAGCACTCACTGAAACTGCAAATGGTTTACATGTTGGTGAAATCACTCAAAAATTAAAACGAATTAATCAAAAGTCAGTAGTTGGTAGTGGGAAGCTGATGGATGTTCGAGATATGGTTGTTAATTCAGATATTGATTTAGTTATCTTTTTGAATCGATTATCTCCCAACACGAACATGTACTTAGAAGAGAAGTTAGAAGTAAAGGTTATTGACCGGGTACAGTTAATCCTCGACATATTTGCTCAAAGAGCACGTAGCCAAGCGGGTAAACTACAAGTTGAACTTGCTCAATACCAGTACCTATTGCCAAGAGTGATTGGTCAGGGCGCTTCATTATCACGTTTAGCTGGTGGTATCGGTACACGTGGACCGGGTGAGACAAAGTTAGAACAAGATCGCCGTGTAATTCGTGGTCGTATTCATACGATTGAAAAAGAGTTAAAACAACTTGAAGAACACCGGGAAAGAACACGTACACGTCGACAATCCGGAAGAGAATTCAATATTGGTTTAGCTGGTTATACTAACGCAGGAAAATCAACCTTACTACGTGAATTAACTGAAAGTGATACATATGTCCAAGATCAATTATTCGCAACACTGGACCCATTGACTCGTAAGTTAGAAATAAATGGACAAGATGCCTTTACAATTACTGATACGGTAGGTTTTATTGATGAACTACCAACAGAACTGATTCATGCATTTAAATCAACTTTAGAAGAAATCAGATATGTTGATTTATTAATTCATGTGGTGGATGCATCTCATCCAGCAAGTAATATGCATGAAGATACTGTTGTGGAATTACTTAAAGAATTAGACATGGAACATATCCCAGTGCTAACTGTTTATAATAAAATTGACAAAGCAGAAGCAAGTTTTGAGCCGACATTACAACCGAGTGTGGCAATTTCGGCTTTAGATAAAAAAGGGATAAGTACTTTAAAACAAGCGATTTGGGACTTATGTATTTCAAATGCGGAAGAATTTGAGGTAGAAATTCAACCAGAAGAAGCAGATTTGCTTGCTTTATATAGACAAAAAACTTTGGTGAAATCCATTGAATTTAATGAAGAATACCAGTATTATATATTGTCGGGGTATCGCCGACGTTTAATGGATACTAGAAATGGGGAATAA
- a CDS encoding peptide deformylase, with product MITMKDFVPEKEPILREQAKAVEFPINEELKETALAMRQFLINSQDPDMAEKYNLRPGVGVAGPQIGVDQQIFAVYLMDYDEDGNETEAIIDEIFVNPKIVSHAVQKVALKEGEGCLSVPREVPGIVPRPKRVTVKYNDLDGNEKKIRLTDYEAVVVQHEIDHLKGILFYDHIDDKAPWEADEETTLI from the coding sequence ATGATAACTATGAAAGATTTTGTTCCTGAAAAAGAACCAATCTTAAGAGAACAAGCTAAGGCAGTCGAGTTTCCAATCAATGAAGAATTGAAAGAAACAGCTTTGGCAATGAGACAATTTTTAATTAATAGTCAAGACCCAGACATGGCTGAGAAATATAACTTAAGACCGGGTGTAGGGGTAGCAGGACCACAAATTGGTGTTGATCAACAAATTTTTGCGGTTTACTTAATGGACTATGATGAAGATGGCAATGAAACGGAAGCAATCATTGACGAAATATTTGTTAATCCTAAGATCGTTAGCCATGCCGTTCAAAAAGTTGCTTTAAAAGAGGGTGAAGGATGCCTATCTGTTCCACGCGAAGTACCTGGAATCGTACCGAGACCAAAGAGAGTCACTGTAAAATACAATGATCTTGACGGTAATGAGAAGAAAATTCGTTTAACCGATTATGAAGCGGTTGTTGTACAGCATGAAATTGATCATCTAAAAGGTATTTTATTCTATGATCATATTGATGATAAAGCCCCATGGGAAGCGGATGAAGAGACTACTTTAATATAA